CTTTTTCGATGATGATTCCGCCGATCGAAGTCCCATGACCGCCGATAAATTTGGTACAGGAAGCAACAATGATATCGGCACCGTGCTCAAAGGGTCGAACCAGAGCAGGGGAGGCGAGGGTGGTATCTACGATCAGGGGGATACCTGCTTCGTGGGCGATGGCGGCGATGGCTTCGAAATCGGGAATGTCACAACGGGGATTGCCGATGGCTTCGACATAGACGCAGCGGGTATTCTCGTCGATGGCATTCTTAAAGTTCTCGGGATCACTCTGATCGACGAATTTGGTCTGAATACCAAATTTGGGGAATGTATAGTGGAACAGATTGTAGGTTCCGCCATACAGACTGGAAGAGGAAACGATGTTCTGACCGGACTCGACGATATTCAGAATGGCCAGAGTTTCTGCAGACTGGCCGGATGCCACCGCCAGGGCACCCGCGCCGCCTTCGAGCAGAGCAAGGCGTTTTTCGAGCACGTCACAGGTGGGATTCATCAAGCGGGAGTAGATGTTCCCGAATTCCTGCAGGCCAAACAATTTGGCTGCGTGATCAGTGTCGTTGAATGTGTAGGAGGTTGTCTGGTAAATCGGCACGGCGCGCGAGTTGGTCGCGCTATCGGGTTCCTGGCCGCCATGCACACACAGAGTCGCTAGTTTCAATGCTTCGGCATCCATTGTTCATACCTTCTTATTTGATAATTCTTCAGGCTTGTTTAAGCACGTTTGCTTTTAAGGGGGCTCATCTATCGGAAATCACAAGTTAAAATCAGGCAGAATGATCCGAGATGAGTTAGAAAGAGGCGATTTTACAGCTGAAAAGGCCTCGATTGTTAATGAGCCATCGTATCGATGTTGATCGTAAAAAACAATTCGCCGGCGTGTCTTCGCTGACAGTAAGACTCAAGCATGAAAACTACCATTATTTCCAGACTTACGTTGTAATTTGGTACTATTTTCCGTTTTGCAAAGATTAGATTTTCGTTCTAATTCCACTTTTCTACAATGGATGATACTCTGAACAGAGAACTCTGTATTCCATCTCAAATTGCTGCCCCCCTTAGTGAAGAAGGTACAACGATGAGACGCTTACCATCTGTGAAACTGTCGGCTTGCCTGATGTCTGCTCTGGCTTTGTGTTTTGTCAGCCAGACTGAATCGTTTGGAAAAGGACCTGAGAAAACGACTCCCGAACAACCGGGGCTCGTCATGCAGGAATTTATCTACGATCAGGCTCCCTTTCCGTCGTGCCATGCTTCGACGATTGCTGAGACACCTGAAGGGCTGGTTTGTGCATTTTTTGGTGGAACGGCTGAGAAAAATCCGGATGTCGAAATCTGGTTGTCTCGCAATCAGGGGGAGGGCTGGTCGGCTCCTGTCAGTGTCGCAGATGGGGTTAAAGACTCATCCAAACGCTGGCCGTGCTGGAACCCGGTCCTGTTTCAAACTAAGCCCGGCACGCTACTGCTGTTTTATAAGGTCGGCCCTAATCCGAGTGAATGGTGGGGCATGCTCAAGATTTCTCACGACAATGGCAAGACCTGGGGCAAAGCGCGACGTCTGCCCGAGGGCTTTGTCGGCCCGGTCAAGAACAAGCCGTTCCTGCTGTCTGATGGCACCTTACTCTGCCCGGCCAGTACGGAGCACGATGGCTGGCAGTTGCAGATGGAATGGACGCCCGATCTGGGAAAGACCTGGCATCGTACGGGGCCGTTGAACGACGGACGTGAAATTGGTGCAATCCAGCCTTCGATACTTCAATATGGCGACAAACTGCAGATTCTCTGTCGCAGTCGTCAGGGTAAGATCGTAGAAGCCTGGTCGGAAGACAATGGACGATCCTGGAGCAAAGTCACGCCGACTTCGCTGCCTAATCCGAACAGCGGAACTGATGCGGTCACTCTCAAAGATGGCCGGGCGCTATTGGTTTATAATCCCACCCAAAAGGGACGTAGCCCACTGCATGTCGCGATTTCTGAGGATGGCAAACACTGGAAAACCGGACTGGTTCTGGAAGACCAGAAAGGGGAATACTCTTATCCGGCTGTAATCCAGACGTCCGACGGAAAAGTGCATATCACTTACACCTGGAGACGAGAGCTGGTTAAGCATGTGGTCATTGACCCCGACCAACTGGAACTCAAAGAGATTGATTGAGAGGCGGAGAAATTGGCTGAAGTAAATCAGGTTTCTCCTCCCCGCAGTAATCGCAGGAATTTTCTCTGGATTCTGTTTCAATGGATCCTGCAGGGATTCTTTGCGATCTGGCTGCGCTATCAGTCACGGGGCAAGGAGAATTTACCAGCTAAGGGAGGCGGCCTGCTGATCAGTAATCATCAGAGTTTTCTCGACCCGCTGTTGATTTGTCTGCCTCTGACTCGGCCGGTCAGTTTTATGGCCCGGGATTCACTGTTTCGGATTCCGATTCTGGGCCCGTTCATGCGATATGAATTCGTGATACCGATTAATCGTCGGACTACCAGTTCTCAAAGTTTTCGTGCTGCCATTGAGAATATCGAAAACGGGAACTACGTAGGCATTTTCCCCGAAGGAACACGAACGACCGATGGTTCGGTCGAACGATTTAAACCGGGATTTCTGGCTCTATTAAAGCGGACTGACATTGCAATTTACCCCATTGGAATTGCCGGGGCTGATCGTGCGTTACCACGGGGGGCGTACTTTCTGCGTCCCCGTTCGGTACGGGTTGTTTTTGGCGAACCGATTTCCGCAGAACTGATTCGGGAATACTGTGAACGCGGTGCCCAGAAAGCGCTGCTGGAGTTGACCCACCAGCGGGTGATCTCATGTCAGCAGCAGGCAGAATCCTGGCTGAATCCTGATCTTACCAGCTGATTTCTGACTGAGATGGGATTGTCAATCAAAGCGAACTCTACTATGTTTTGCGTAATATCGATTTAAGAGCACATTCACCCCGATTCACTTCAACTCCAGCTTGATCAGGTATATTTATGTCAGAACGGATTCTCAGTATTTCCGGTTTACGCGGTGTGGTTGGCAACGGTTTGACTCCCGATTATTTAACCAGGTTCGCCGCCGCCGTCGGTACGATTGCGAACCAGGGAACGGTCGTTCTCTCGCGTGATGGCCGCGGCAGTGGTGAGATGGTACGTCATGCCGTGATAGGCGGATTACTGGCAACCGGCTGCCGGGTGATTGATGCAGGGATCGCCACAACTCCGACCTGCGGCGTGCTGGTGACTCATTTGAAAGCAGCCGGGGGAATTCAAATCACCGCCAGCCACAATCCGATTCCATGGAATGGTTTGAAACCGTTTTCGTCCGAAGGTTCCGTATATAATCAGGAGCAGGGCGAAAAGCTGCTGTCTGTATTGAATAATGAAGATTTTAACTATGTCAGCTGGGATCAGTTAGGAGCTGTTGAAACACTGGAAGATGCCGCCGGACCGCATGTGGCCCGTGTCTTAGAGTTGATCGACCGGGACCAGATCAAACAACGAAAGTTCAAGGTCGTACTGGACTGCAACCATGGATCGGGAGCCGTTTCGACTCCCCGATTTCTCGAGTCGCTGGGCTGCGAAGTTATCGTACTCGGGGGTACTGCAGATGGAAATTTTTCTCACACGCCCGAACCGTTAAAAGAAAATCTAACGGGCTTGAGTGAGGCTGTTGTGAAAGAGGGCGCCGATGCTGGCTTCGCGCAAGACCCTGATGCGGATCGCCTGGCAATCGTTGATGAAACAGGCCGCTATATCGGTGAAGAACTCACCCTGGCTCTAGCCGCTGATTATGTACTCGCCCGGACTCCCGGTCCTGTGGTCGTGAATGGATCGACCAGTCGCGTGACCGCTGACATCGCTGCGAAATACAACTGTCCCTTCTTTCGTTCCTATGTAGGGGAAGCCCATGTCTGTGCCAAAATGAAGCAGGAATCGGCGATTCTTGGTGGAGAAGGGAACGGAGGAGTGATCGATCCCAAAGTAGGTTATGTGCGTGACAGCTATGTGAGCATGGCCTATGTACTGGCGGGACTGGCGTCATCGGGACAGACTTTGAGCCGTTGGGCAGACTCGCTACCGCAATATCGTATTGTAAAAAACAAAATCACCTGCCCGCGCGAAAAAGTGCAAGACGCCTGCAAAGCGCTTGAGTCTCATTTTGACAGCGCGAGCGCATCCCAAGGCGATGGTCTGCGACTGGACTGGGATGATCGCTGGGTACAGGTTCGAGCCAGTAATACCGAACCGATCATTCGCGTGATTGCGGAAGCCCCGGAGAATGAAACAGCCGAGTCACTCTGTGAATCAGCAATGCAGATCGTTGCGGACGCGGTCAAATAGCTCACCAGTACATAAAAATAATGGAGTAAACATTCAAAACGATGTTTACTCCATTTTCAATTGGAATGTAGACCGGGTGGGTGGTTAACCTTCCCAGCGTGTTTTCATGAATTCCAGACCTTTGGTTGCCAGATGTTCTTCGGAAGGGAACATTTTACGCCAGATGCGCGTGGCAGCGGCAAGATCGGGCAGAGCCAGACCGAAGGCTTCAATTGTCAACCAGCCATCGTAGTTCACTTCTTTCAGAGCAGAAAAGGTCTCATCCCAGTTCACGCCTCCTTCGCCAGGAGTGGAGCGATCATTTTCAGAAATATGCACGTGTACCATCTGGTCAGCACAGACTTTGACGGCAGAGGTAATACTTTTTTCTTCAATGTTTGCATGAAAGGAATCGTACATCATTTTGAGATAGGGATGATTCACTTCGCGCGTGAACTGTGAGCAGTCTTCCGCAGTATTCAGGAAGTAGCATTCAAAGCGATTCAGGTATTCGCAGACCAGCATGACTTTGTGTTCCTGAGCATAGTCGGCTGCTTTGGCCAGCGTGTCTTTTCCATACTTCCATTCATCGGCAGTACGACCCGCGCCGGAAAATTCCCCCAGCGCTGAATGGATCGGACCACACAGATGGGTGGAACCTGCGGCGGCGCACATATCAATCATGCGTTTCAGTCGTTCCAGGCCGGCTTCTCGGATTTTCGCATCACCGGAGATCGGGTTTTCTTCCGGAGTACAAACGGTAACCGCCGTACTTTCCAGGCCCAGTTCGGACAATTTCTTTCCCACCTGAGCAAACTTCTTTTCATCTGCTTCAAACACGGGAAGTTCAACACCATCGTATCCCCAGCCTTTAATCTGTTCCAGGAGTCCAAAATGGGATTCGTTGACGTCCGAGGTCCAGAGCAGCATGTTCAAGCCGTACTTCATCGTTGGTATCTTTCAATCAATTGAGTTTAAAAATGCTCAGGCGGCAATAAATCGTTGAGACGCTTTTCGACGATCTTCCGCCCTGTATTTAAAACTGAAATCGTTTCTGCGGGCAATGATTGTAGTTTGACCCGATTCATGACCTGATTCAAGCGTACCAGCATTCTTTGTGAATCAAGGTAATCCCTTAAAAAAGCTTCTTTCGAAAAACGGGCCAGCCAGAGCTTCAGCTTGTCGGTCTCTTTCGTCGCCATTTTATTAGTCAGGATCTCGGTCTGCAGTGGATCAATTTCATTGAAGGCAGCGTAATACTGGTCTATGAGTCCTGGATTTTGCTCAATCAACACACGATCCAGTAATAATTCGGTGACGATATGTCCCAGGAAACCGACCCGGGCAGACTCATCATTGGCAAAGATCTGGCGGAATAAAATTGACATGTCAGTACTGATTTCCAGAAATCCCTGAGTGGAATGAAACCAGTGATCGTCGTCGAGATGCTGCTTGATGCCCGAAGCGAGTTCCGCTTCGATTGACGGTTCATCGCTGACAAAGGGAGCGACGTTCCTGATACGCAGCCGCGCGCGTCGATCAACCACCGCCATCAGATCGGGCAGGGCAGTTCCTACCATAAAATAAGGACGGTCGACAAACCGCATTCCATGTGCAAAATAATTCATTTAGACGTATTACCGTTTGACTTCAGTCATAATTCAAGAGTTTATTCAATCCTAGCTCATCTGAATTCAAATTCACAGTTTGTCACCGGGATATCCTCTGCTGACAGAGGTTTTGTCGAAATTTCATCGCTCGTTTAAATCAGAAGCAGAGTCTCTTGATTGGATACTGATTCCTGTCTGCGTATAATGCCTGACAACACCTGTGTCCAAAACTCTTTGATTTCGTGCTGAAAGTGGGATATGTCTGAATCGCCTTTAAACCTGATGTTTCTGCTGCGGGATCAAAGTACGCACATTCAGACGGCCTGGGAACAAATTCACCAATATATTCAGGCACAAACTTCTGTTTACGTTTCATCCGTTTCTGTGATTGAGGATTTTATTCCCGATGATTCCGCAGCCGACCTGGTTGTGGTTCTGGGAGGAGACGGTGCCATACTCCGGGCGTGCCGCCAGATGCGTCTCAAACAGCTACCAATGATTGGTGTCAATCTGGGGCGACTGGGGTTCCTGGCTGACCTGACTCCGGAGGGATTCTGCAAAAATTTCTCTCTACTGCTGGATCGAAAATACCGCATCGTCGAACATCTGATGTTTGAATGCAAGCATTTTCACTCTGATGGAACGGTGAATACTTACCTGGGATTGAACGAAGTGGTAATCAGTTCCGCAGGAGCAATGGCTATGATTGATGTCGAGCTGGCCATCGATAATGAGATGGTGACTACCTATAGTGGCGATGGGTTGATTATCAGCACACCTGTTGGCTCGACTGCCCACAGCCTGTCTGCAGGCGGTCCCATCTTAAAACAGGACTTGCAGGCGTTTGTTATCACACCGATCTGTCCGCATACTCCCTCTAACCGTCCGCTGGTCGATAACGCCAATGCCCTGTATTCACTGACTGCAGGGAACGTTCCCGATGGGGCCATGCTGGTGATTGATGGACAGATTAAAGTGCCTTACTCCTCCGGTGATCGCCTGGAGCTGACACGCGCTCCCGTCACATTCAAACTCGCACGAATTCCCGGATTCAACTACTACTCTCGGCTCAATCGTAAACTCGGCTGGGGGGGACAGCCCAAATACGGGGCTGAATAGGTTTTTCTGACAGAAAATCTTCCTTCTTCCTCAATAATGCCCTCCCCATAAATTTCTGGATCTGCTAACTTCCTCACACGTTAAGGAGATTTATCAACCAGTTTTATAGGGAAGGAGTCCCTGATGCGGTCCTTTGTGTTCTGTGTGTTGTCACTTTTTGTCTGCCTTTTTCTGGCACCTGTTTCTGTCTCACACGCGGAAGAAGACGCAACGACCTACTCCCTGCGTTTTAAATTCACTCCCGGTGAATTTGCCCATTATCTGGTTGACTCTCAAAATCAGTTTACGGTCCAGTTAAATCAGGATAAAGAGGTTACTGTTAATTCCACGCAAACCCAAAAACACTATCGTGTGGTTGCGGTCGACGAAACAGGCAACGCAACTCTTGAAACCATGATTGATCGCGTGCAGATGAGTGTGCAGTTTAACGATGATGTGCCTAAGACGTTTGACAGCATCCAGCCACAAAAAAAAGATCTGGATCAGTTTGCCCCTATCCGTAAGAACATCGGTCACCCTTCACGCATCGTTTACTCTCCAGTCGGTGAAGTCATCTCGGTTTTAGAGTTGCACACAACATCGAAAGGTTCCACCTTCAAAGAAGTCTCCAAAAAAGTACCTGCCAAGCTGACGGATGAGAAATCTCGTAACCTGGGTTTCTTAATTCCACTGCCGGAACAATCTGTGAAAATCGGTGAAAGCTGGAATGAAGACTTTGATGTCGAAGTCTCCGTCAGCCCCGCATTACGTAAAAAAGTCCCCATTCGTCGTATTTTCACGCTGGATTCTGTGGAAGATCAACTGGCGGTCATCTCCTTCAAAACCAAGATTATGGAACGGCTGAATGACCCCAAATTTAGCATTCAGCTGATTCAAAAGACTCCATCTGGAACAATCAAGCTAGATCTGGAGAAAGGTCTGATCATCTCACAAAATGTCTCACTGGATAAAGCCCAGGTTGGTGTATTCAATGGGAAGGGCGCCATGCGGGCGATTTCCACTCTCAGCGAAACACTGGTTGATCCAGCAGAACTGGCTCAGAAAACTGCAGAGACTGCCGCAGAGTGAATCATAACCAGGTTCCTGAACAACAAAAATCGTTCGGACCTGAGGAAACGTCTCCTTTTTTAAGAGCCGATCAGTCCCTGTGTGTTGACGCTGGCGATAAATATTTTACACTTAGAGATCGCCGTAAAGGTATGTAAATCCTTGCATTCAACCATTTCACGTAGCCAACAGCTCTGTCCCACACTCAAGTGAACACAGACTGAACACTATTCCTGCCTGCAATATTCGTACATCAGGAATGATGCAGCTAACGCTATCTTAATAAATGGTCAACTACCTGAAATGGCACGAGCAATGAAATCACTGTGTCATTAACCATCAGCGCTGCGATTGAGATCGGATATGAAACGGGTAGAGCTTTCTCCACAATTGACCAGCTTATTAAAAGCGGCCAAGCGCCTGGCCAGTGATTGTGAGATTGAGGTCGTCTTCCTGTTAGCAGACATTCCTTATGACTTCCTTGAAATCAGTAAATCTTTGAGCAAACTGCGACTGGTCGTTTCCTCTGACAAGCCGGATGTCCAACGCGCCGCTCAGGAAGATGGAATCGCTTTGGTTCCCTTGATTCACGAACCCCAGACACGACAGGTTCAGATTAGCCAGGCCATCTTAGAAGCGATCGCTGATGAAATTCTGGCTTCAGGTGATCGAATCATTGCACTTTATGCAGGTTTCGAACGGGAACACGCAGATTCACTCAGCATTGTTAGCCTTGCTGACCACCTGGCAAAACTGACTTCGCGAGATTTACAACGCCTGGAAACCAAGGTCCCGCTACAGACATTAAGGGCAGTTGTCGATCTGGCTGTTGAGATTGGCCGAGAAGGCCGTGAAGGAAAACCCGTTGGTGCATTATTTGTTGTTGGCAACCACCGGAAGGTTATCGCGGCGTCACATGAACAGGTTCACGATCCGTTCAAAGGCTATTCGCAAAAAGAGCGCATGGTCAACAATCCGCGCGTTAAAGAGAGCATGAAAGAACTGGCCCAGATTGACGGAGCCTTCATCATCAGTTCCGATGGAGTCGTGCAATCTGCAGGACGGATTTTAAACGCCTCAGCCGAAGGGTTAACCCTTTCCAAAGGCCTGGGAGCCCGGCACTGGGCGGCAGCCGCAATCTCAAAAGAAACCGGTGCCATCGCCATTGCCGTTTCAGAGTCGACCGGCACTGTACGAATATTTCAGGATGGCTATGTGGTTCTGCGAATCGAGCCTATGAGTAGTGCGATGAAATGGTTCGATTTTGATACTGAACCTCCCCAGTCAGAATAAGCTCCAGGTTTTCTGAATGACGTGCTGATAGCTCTATCATCATCTTTTGCAAGCAGATACGTAAATTTTCGCAAATATCCTCTTCCCTTGAATTGTAAATTTTGCTATGAAACCCCCGCATGTTGTGGTGTTCCAGTTTAAATTTAGAGGGGGACCACATTTTGCAGCATCCGAAGTAGCAGAAAACGATCTGAATATCGTGGAATAACATTGATACCAGTCGTTGAATTCTGCAGAACTTAAGAGCTTATTCATCGGGAAGGGAGTCCCATGTCGAATGTAGCAATCAAGCTGGTCGCTGTCGCCGGAGTCGTAGGTCTTGGCGTATTAATGTTTCTTCAGGCGCAAAAAGGAATTCAGTCCGGCAGCCTGGAACAACAAATGAGTCAATTGAACCCTCTCGACTCAGAGCAGACTTCAGATCCAACAGAACTGTCTCCTGATGACTCTGATTCAGTTGCCTTAGATCAGGTACCCGCTGAGCTTTCAGAATTGGCAGCACGTGATGCACTCCCACTTAAAGCAGAGAAATCAAAAAAAGATGATTCTCCCTTTGCCCCTAATTCGAATTCGCCACTCTCTAAAATAAAACTCACCGCAGCGACCGATGAACCTGCTATCGGCGATCATGAATCAGCGGCGGCCAGTGAATTTGAACCCGCCGAAAAAGCAGAACTCCTTTCGTCGGCGAAAGGGTTGGATTTTCGCGAGCCACCGGAAATGAAAACTCCTGATCCGTCAGAGAATCCTTTCACCATCCCTGCAGAAACACCAGTTGTTACTCAGAAAGAAGTTGTCACTCCATCAACACCGGTTCTCCCGGAATTTGATGCTGGTCCCCAATTTGGACCTGTCACAACAGCAGATGCTGCTACTATCAAAGAAAACCCGGTTACTCACATCCCCCCGCGAGAAGCATTTACTGAAGTTTCAAATTTGGCAAATCCGTTTGGCGAATCGGCTGATAAAAAACCAGTAACATTCCCAGAACCTGACAGAGAAAACCTGGAACCTGAAACGGAAGAAATTCCCTTCTCACCAGGCAGTTTACCGCCAAAAATGGAGTTATCTGAAAACAGTCCCGAGCCTGTGGAATCTATTGAAACACCGACACCTGCGATTGAGCTCAATCCCTTTGGAGATGCCCCAAAGAATGAGCCGAAACCGGTTCCTGTACCAACTCTCGAACCAGAAACTCCGGCGCTCACTCCAACCATTGAACCTGAGTTCAATCCATTTCAATCCGAAACAGCAACCGCTCCTGCAAAACCGGCGATGGAACCGACGTTTAATTCGACTGCCACTCCCGAACCGGAGCCAGTGAAATTACCTGAAACGCAGCCTGTACCATTCACAGTGCAACCAGCTGGGAAAATCGAATCAAAGCCTGTCCCGGTCCAAGAAGAATCTGATGTCGTCATCATCAAAAAACGCCAGCCGGAATCAAATCTGCAAGAGCCACCTTTATTTCCGATTGAGGGTAAGGGGGAAACCGCTCACGCTTCACAGCCGCAACCAATTGAGATATCACCGGCTGAAGAGCCCAAACCACTGAGTCTCATCGAAGGCAACCAGGCGCTTACCCGGGAACCGACAATTGCCGCAATCCACCTGAAAACTCAGTCCCCAAAAATGACCATTCAGAAGATGGCACCCCCGGAAGCGGTGCTTGGCCAGCCATTCATTTATCATGTTCTTGTGAAGAACAGTGGAACGACGTCTGCCCAGTCCGTGATTGTGGAAGACCGGATCCCCAAAGGTGCAAAGTTAACCGGAACCATTCCCCGTGCTGAGCAAATAGAGGACCGAATCATCTGGCGACTGGGAGAGATGGGACCGGGAGCAGAAAAGAAAATTTCGATCCGCGTCATCCCGGAACACGCTGGGCAGATCGGCAGTGTAGCCACTGTCAATTTTGTGACGGAAGTCGCATCGGAAACAAAAATCACTTCTCCCAGACTGGTTATTAAATCGGATCAACCGGAAGCTGTAAAACCAGGGGAAATTGCTGTCGTCAACTATACGATTACCAATAACGGAACAGGCGATGCCAAAAATGTATTCGTCCGCAGCATCATTCCTCCCCAGTTTACACATCCTGGAGGAGATGACCTCGAATACAGCGTTGGTATCATTCCTGCTGGGGAAACCAAACAGATCCAACTGCAGCTCAAAGCTGTGAAACCAGGTGCAGGCAAAAATATTTCCAGCGTGGTCGGTGATGGAAATCTGAAAGCAGAAACCGAAGTCCCCCTGAAAGTCATTGGGAATGGAGAGCAGTTTTTATTGACTCGCAAAGGTCCGAAAAATAGATATCTGGGCAGCAAAGGTGAGTATGAGAACTCAATTACCAATAACACTGAAAAAACGATCGAAAATATCTCGATTTTCGAATCCATTCCGCCGGGCATGAAGTTTCTTTCCGCATCAGCAAACGGCAAATTTGATCAGATTCGAAAGGTAGTCCAATGGGATCTCAAAGAATTGCCAGCCGGTAGTACTCAGGCATTGAAAGTAGAACTCGAACCAACCGAAGTCGGCAAGATGATCAGTACTCTCCAGGTAGTAACAGATAATAACACTCAGTTTTCTGCCAATCTCCAATCGGAAACCGTCGTGATTGGGCAGCCATTGCTCAAAGTGGAAACAAGTGAGTTAAAAGGGCCGCTGGAAGTCGGCGAGAAGATGGCAATGCAGGTGCAGCTCATTAATCAGGGAAGCGCCTCAGCCACAAATGTCGAATTCCGGATCAAAATTCCTCAGGAACTGGTTTTCGTAGCCGCAAAAGGTCCCGGACGTTATCAGCAGGCTGGTTCTTATATCATCTTCGAACCGGCTCAGGAACTGGCAGCGAAACAGACTCTGAATTTCGAACTCACACTGGTAGCCCGTAATAAGGGAGACGCCCGGGTTTTAGTCCAGGTACAGTCCAAACAGATGGAAAAGCCTCTCAATCAGGAAGAAGCGATTCCCATATTGGATAAACTGCAATAAAAAGAAGTCCCCCTGAGCTTAAACTCAAGGGGACTGATCTGCTTTAAGTTTCCAGTTCTACATTCCAGTAGGTCTCGCTGATAAATCGAGACCAGCTGTCGATCCGCATGTTCTGCATTGCATAGAATGGTTTCCATTTCGGACGAACCGGTTCCTTCTGCAGTTTCATCCCTGCCTGTCCTGGCGTTCGGGCTGCTTTACGTGAATTGCATTCCACGCAAGCCAGCACACAGTTACTCCAGGAAGTCTCCCCCCCCTGGGCACGGGGAGTGACGTGGTCGATCGTCAACTCTTCACTACCGGGCTGACAACCACAATACTGGCAGGTGAAATGGTCACGTTTAAAAACATTTCGTCGACTGAATGTCACCACGTTGCGGGGCACTCGGTCGTACTTCAATAGTGTGATCACTTCCGGAACCCGGAATCGGGAATGACTGCTCTGGATCGCCAGTTCGTCATCCTCTGGTTTGAGCTGTGCCCAATCGGCCCAGGAATAGGTCTGGTAGTCAGACGGATCAACAATCCGTGCCGTCTCATTCCAGATTTTGACCACAGCCCGGGCAACCGTCGTTACACCGACGGGCTGCCAGTTTCGGTTGAGTATCAGCGTTGGCCGCTCCAGCGTTGATGACACCATGTTGGGATTCCTGTCTTTAGTAAAGGGGTGTTCGGGGGGAATTGAACCCGCCTCTTTAACAGTCACAGTGTTATGTGCGAAACCATTACACTACGAACACCATATCGAATCTGATTACAAAGCGGAAGGCATGGGATTCGAACCCACACACCCTGG
The sequence above is a segment of the Gimesia algae genome. Coding sequences within it:
- a CDS encoding DNA integrity scanning protein DisA nucleotide-binding domain protein, which translates into the protein MKRVELSPQLTSLLKAAKRLASDCEIEVVFLLADIPYDFLEISKSLSKLRLVVSSDKPDVQRAAQEDGIALVPLIHEPQTRQVQISQAILEAIADEILASGDRIIALYAGFEREHADSLSIVSLADHLAKLTSRDLQRLETKVPLQTLRAVVDLAVEIGREGREGKPVGALFVVGNHRKVIAASHEQVHDPFKGYSQKERMVNNPRVKESMKELAQIDGAFIISSDGVVQSAGRILNASAEGLTLSKGLGARHWAAAAISKETGAIAIAVSESTGTVRIFQDGYVVLRIEPMSSAMKWFDFDTEPPQSE
- a CDS encoding DUF11 domain-containing protein, with protein sequence MSNVAIKLVAVAGVVGLGVLMFLQAQKGIQSGSLEQQMSQLNPLDSEQTSDPTELSPDDSDSVALDQVPAELSELAARDALPLKAEKSKKDDSPFAPNSNSPLSKIKLTAATDEPAIGDHESAAASEFEPAEKAELLSSAKGLDFREPPEMKTPDPSENPFTIPAETPVVTQKEVVTPSTPVLPEFDAGPQFGPVTTADAATIKENPVTHIPPREAFTEVSNLANPFGESADKKPVTFPEPDRENLEPETEEIPFSPGSLPPKMELSENSPEPVESIETPTPAIELNPFGDAPKNEPKPVPVPTLEPETPALTPTIEPEFNPFQSETATAPAKPAMEPTFNSTATPEPEPVKLPETQPVPFTVQPAGKIESKPVPVQEESDVVIIKKRQPESNLQEPPLFPIEGKGETAHASQPQPIEISPAEEPKPLSLIEGNQALTREPTIAAIHLKTQSPKMTIQKMAPPEAVLGQPFIYHVLVKNSGTTSAQSVIVEDRIPKGAKLTGTIPRAEQIEDRIIWRLGEMGPGAEKKISIRVIPEHAGQIGSVATVNFVTEVASETKITSPRLVIKSDQPEAVKPGEIAVVNYTITNNGTGDAKNVFVRSIIPPQFTHPGGDDLEYSVGIIPAGETKQIQLQLKAVKPGAGKNISSVVGDGNLKAETEVPLKVIGNGEQFLLTRKGPKNRYLGSKGEYENSITNNTEKTIENISIFESIPPGMKFLSASANGKFDQIRKVVQWDLKELPAGSTQALKVELEPTEVGKMISTLQVVTDNNTQFSANLQSETVVIGQPLLKVETSELKGPLEVGEKMAMQVQLINQGSASATNVEFRIKIPQELVFVAAKGPGRYQQAGSYIIFEPAQELAAKQTLNFELTLVARNKGDARVLVQVQSKQMEKPLNQEEAIPILDKLQ
- a CDS encoding HNH endonuclease, which produces MVSSTLERPTLILNRNWQPVGVTTVARAVVKIWNETARIVDPSDYQTYSWADWAQLKPEDDELAIQSSHSRFRVPEVITLLKYDRVPRNVVTFSRRNVFKRDHFTCQYCGCQPGSEELTIDHVTPRAQGGETSWSNCVLACVECNSRKAARTPGQAGMKLQKEPVRPKWKPFYAMQNMRIDSWSRFISETYWNVELET